A segment of the Nitrospina gracilis 3/211 genome:
AATCCACCGGCGCCGCGTCTTGTTATTGGCGTGGCTCACGTTGTTTCCGACCAAGGGACCCTTGTCACAGATTTCACATCGCTTGGACATACCATGCTCCTGATTTACAGCCGTTAAATAGAAGAGGGTAAGTTACCACAGGCCCCGGAGAACGGCAAGGGGAAGATTCCAAAAAACAGGGAGGTGGCCCGGATTTTCCTCATCCTGACGCCCGGGACACAAAAAAAGCCCGGCTTGGCGGCCGGGCTTTAAAACGAGGACAAGTTGGGGCTTATTCCAGAAACTTCGACTCGGTCAGGATTTCCTTCAAAATGCTTTCGGCCAGCACCTCGCTGTCCACATGGAACGTGCCATTATCCACTTCGGATTTAATCCGGTTGACCTTTTCAGTCCGCACGTCGGGAGAAGTCTTGGCCACATCCAGAGCTTTCTGGATGGTTTGCGCTTTAGCGGAGAAGGCAATCTGTTCTCCCCCGCCGGTGGAAGCACGGGAGGAGGAGGTGGATGTGGGATCCGTCGGGTTGCTCTTGACATTGGGTCCCTTCACCTTCTCTGGGGATACCTTGTTTCGGATTTTGAAATCGTCGCCCTGGATTTCCATGATAATCTGCGCTTTCCAGAATTTTTGAGTTGTTTTCCGGGGACTGCCTGCGTGTTGTTTTGCCCCGCAGTTTAATTATCGGTATCCGGTGAATAAACTTAAGGGCTTTTTTTGAGAGGTTGGGAGAAAACCCTTTTGTTCATTCAAGATATCTGTATTATAAAGGGTTGTCAAGGCACGACCCGGATCGGAAGCCTTCATTACGATATGCCGAAATTATTCCGGAGGGCCGGGAAGTTTGTTTATAGCTGCGAGTTTCAATGAGTTATAAAAAACCAGCCGTGGCGGTGGATTTGATCATCGAAGTCGAAAACCGGGGGATTGTCCTGATTGAGCGTAAAAACCCGCCCCATGGGTGGGCCCTGCCTGGTGGATTTGTCGATTACGGAGAGTCGCTGGAAAGCGCCGCCATCCGTGAGGCCCGGGAGGAAATCCAGCTGGATGTCCGCCTGCTGGGCCAGTTCCACAGCTATTCCCGCCCAGACCGCGATCCCCGCGTGCACTGCATTTCAACGGTATTTCTGGCCCGTGCGGAAGGGGAGCCCAAAGCCGCCGATGACGCACGAAACTGCGCCTTGTTTCCGCATGACCGCCTTCCGGAAGAATTGGCGTTCGACCACGCGGAGATTCTGCGGGATTACCTGTCCAACCGCTGGGGTACCTCTCACCCGGCCGGTTCCGAACCTTCCTGATCCCGAGGCATGGTATGCGGCGATCGCTTTGGGTGGGGGGATTTTTCATGCTGATAATGGCCATTCTGCCCGCCCGGCTTCCGGGTGAATCCGATCCCGTTCAAAAATACCGCTCCATTTTATGGGATCACCTGACGGCGTTGTGCGATCTTGGTCCCCGTTATCCCGGCAGCGAGGGGCACGCAAAAACCCGGGCTTACATCAGGAATGTAGCGGAGCGCTATGCCGATTCATGGAAGGAGCAGGCCTTTGTGGCGCGTGTGGGTTATGCGGAAGAACTGCCGCTTTACAATTACGAACTCACCTTCAAGGGCACGGGAGACAAGCCGCCCATCCTGTTGGGTGCGCATTACGACACACGTCCTTTTGCCGACGAGGAATCCAATTCCCAAAAAGAAGCGCGGCCCATTGTGGGGGCCAACGATGGGGGGTCCGGAACCGCGGTGCTTTTGGCGATGGCGCAGTATTTTCATGAAAACCCGCCGGAACGCACGGTCCAGCTCGTTTTCTTCGACGGAGAAGATTGGGGGCGGAAGGGGTCCGATGAGTATTTTCTGGGATCGAGCTACTACGCCGAGCAATTGAAAAAGGAAGACAAGTCCACATGGCCTGCACGGGTGCTGGTGGTGGACATGGTGGCGCAGAAAAACCTCAAGATTTTTAAAGAGCAGTATTCCTTCCGAAGCTCGCCGAGTTTCATTGAATTCGTGTTCGACACGGCCAAGGAACTGGGTGTGGACCAGTTTGTTCCCATGCTCCGCTATTCCGTACGCGACGATCACCTGCCTTTCATCTACATGAAAATCCCCTCCGTGCTGTTGATCGATTTCGATTACCCGCACTGGCATACTCTGGAAGACACGCTGGACAAATGTTCCGCGGACAGCATGCTGGCGGTGTTCCGGGTGGTGCTGGAAACGGTCAGGCGGGTGTGAAGCGAGGGTTCAGGGCCGGGAGTCGAGGGCTTCCAGCTTGTTGCGGGCGTCTTCGTTCTGCGGATCGATCTGCAGGATGATGCGCAGTTCGCGCTTGGCTTTCTCCCTGTCGCCCTTTCTGGAATGGATGTCGTGCAGGCTCCAGTGAAGAGAGAGGAAATCGACGCCCATGCCCAAGGCGGTGTGATACGCGCTGATCGCCTCGTCCCATTGACCGAGACCATAATGGGCGTTACCGATGTTGAAGTGCGCGACACCGAATTCCGGATCCAGCGACAAGGCGCGCTTGAGGAACGGCACGGCTTCCTCGTAGCGTTCTTTCTTGTTGAGCGCCGCCCCCAGATTGGATAGGGCCTGAATGAAGTTTGGGTGGATGTGGATGGCCTCGCGGAATTTTTCGATGGCCTTGTTCACGTCTCCCCGGCGAAAATACTGACCGCCCAGGTTGGACAGCGCCTCCGGAAACCGCGGATTGAGTTTGAGCGCTTTTTCGTATTCGGCAATGGCGGCATCCATCTGCCCCAGTCCGCGATACGCCACCGCGAGATCATAACGGGCGGGCACGAAACCGGGATCGATCGTCAACGTTTTTTCAAACAGGCCGATCGCTGCTTCCGCATCGCCCAGCGCGTACAGGGTGAAGTTTCCCCGGTAGTACAACACCTCCTTAATGTTCTTGTCGCGCTCGCGCAATTCATCGAAACTCAGAAGCCGGTTGTCCTGCAGGAAGGGTTTGACGAAGTCGATGGGCACGGCGAGGTTGAGCGCACGGCCTTCCAGCGTGGCGATGCCGACCACCTGATTGTCCAGGTTCACCACCGGTCCGCCGCTGAACCCAGGCTCAAACGGGGTGGTGGCATAAATGAAAGGGT
Coding sequences within it:
- the flgM gene encoding flagellar biosynthesis anti-sigma factor FlgM, with translation MEIQGDDFKIRNKVSPEKVKGPNVKSNPTDPTSTSSSRASTGGGEQIAFSAKAQTIQKALDVAKTSPDVRTEKVNRIKSEVDNGTFHVDSEVLAESILKEILTESKFLE
- a CDS encoding NUDIX domain-containing protein, with product MSYKKPAVAVDLIIEVENRGIVLIERKNPPHGWALPGGFVDYGESLESAAIREAREEIQLDVRLLGQFHSYSRPDRDPRVHCISTVFLARAEGEPKAADDARNCALFPHDRLPEELAFDHAEILRDYLSNRWGTSHPAGSEPS
- a CDS encoding M28 family peptidase — protein: MRRSLWVGGFFMLIMAILPARLPGESDPVQKYRSILWDHLTALCDLGPRYPGSEGHAKTRAYIRNVAERYADSWKEQAFVARVGYAEELPLYNYELTFKGTGDKPPILLGAHYDTRPFADEESNSQKEARPIVGANDGGSGTAVLLAMAQYFHENPPERTVQLVFFDGEDWGRKGSDEYFLGSSYYAEQLKKEDKSTWPARVLVVDMVAQKNLKIFKEQYSFRSSPSFIEFVFDTAKELGVDQFVPMLRYSVRDDHLPFIYMKIPSVLLIDFDYPHWHTLEDTLDKCSADSMLAVFRVVLETVRRV
- a CDS encoding tetratricopeptide repeat protein, which translates into the protein MRSISRPVSFLLTACFAVLLCLFTVAQTAAYEVNRNAVVMLIAKNEQGETVSTGSGFIVRPNGTVLTNYHVLLDAASMSAVFPDGTQVGVTGVLNVDRLRDVAALKLEGDLYSTLEIGDSNGLKTFDYLSALGYPSHAVEMVEQGLHGVLVQTYGFVLGVHPQALPDHPFIYATTPFEPGFSGGPVVNLDNQVVGIATLEGRALNLAVPIDFVKPFLQDNRLLSFDELRERDKNIKEVLYYRGNFTLYALGDAEAAIGLFEKTLTIDPGFVPARYDLAVAYRGLGQMDAAIAEYEKALKLNPRFPEALSNLGGQYFRRGDVNKAIEKFREAIHIHPNFIQALSNLGAALNKKERYEEAVPFLKRALSLDPEFGVAHFNIGNAHYGLGQWDEAISAYHTALGMGVDFLSLHWSLHDIHSRKGDREKAKRELRIILQIDPQNEDARNKLEALDSRP